The sequence CGTCTACATGGGGTTCGAGGAAGCACAGAAGGTGTGGTCGgagctgaatgacaagtatgctAAAAACGACAACGACAATGAGCCCTTCATGGTGGCCAGTTACCTGAATTTTTGTATAGGAGATGATAGATTAGTCATGGAACAGATCCATGAGCTGCAGCTTATCTTGCGAGATTTAGGCCAGTATGGTGGTGTCCTCCTTGAGAATTTTCTAGTTAATGCAATCCTTGCCAAACTGCCCACTTCTTGGTGTGACTTTGTCACTGTATATCGACACTTAAAGTAGTGattgactcttaatgagctcatcGCTGCTATAAATGTCAAGGAGAAGTCCAAGGCTGGCTATAGTGGGGTAAAGGCGTCCACTCAAGCTAACCTTGTCGAGCATAAGAATCAGCCTAAGAGGAATGTGAAGAAAGAGAAGTCCAAGCCTAGATTTTTAGGACCGAAGGCTAatgctatgaagaagaagaagaagcccgaGATTGTTTGCTACGTCTGCGGCGGGTTGAATTGCTGTGATCGTAAGGGCAAGGGGCCGACACCTGAGCGCAGAAGGCAGCCAAAACTCAAGTGCATGTGGTGGTTGCAACGGACGATGATATCGGAAAATGTGACTCCACTAATGGGTATGTATCTGCAGCCTTTATGGCAAATTCACCAGTAAGTTGGTGGGTTGGTACAGGTGCTACAAGACATATTTGTACTGATAAGATATGTTTTACTTCTTTCTAGGGTGCAGATGGTCGATCCATTCTGATGGAGAATGGGGTTTCAACAGCAGTACACGAAGTAGGACAAGTGAGCATAAAGCTGACTTCTGGCTAGACTCTTGTCCTTAAGGACGTGCTGTTTGTGCTTGCCATGACCCGTAATCTACTCATCGGGTCAATGTTGTGCCGGAAAGGAATAAAATTAGTCTTCGAGTCAAATAAAGTAGTTATGACTAAATATGGGTCGTTTGTTGGAAAAGGCTATGATTGCGAGGCATGTTCTGTATTCTATTCTTGATAGTTCTGCaaatattttctattcttcatattctaataagaaAATTGATATTTGGCATTCTCATCTctgtcatgttaataatgaagcaataGTGCACTTGAgcaagatggatcttattccCTCATATAATTATGACAAGGGCCATAGGTGTGAGGTGTGTGTGCAAGCTAAGTAGCTCCGCAAATTGTTTCACTTGGTTGAGGGGAGAAGCACAACGCCACATAAGCTGATCCATTCTGATCTTTGTAAGATGAATGAAATATTGACTAAGGGTGGCAAAAGATACTTCTTTACTCTTATAGATGATGCTACTAGATTCTGTTATATCTATTTGCTTAGAACAAAAGATAAAGCATCATAATATATTAAGATCTATAAGGCCGAGGTGGAAAACCAGCTTGGGAAGACAATAAAGAAAATGATATTTGAAAAAGGTGGGGAATATATTCTCAAGGATTTCTCCGAGttctgtgaagaaagtggcataatcCATGAGTTTACGCAACCATACTCATGACAGGCCAACGGAGTAGCCGAGAGAAAGAACCGAACAATTTGTGACTTGGTTATAGCCTTGTTACAAAGGTCTGGTATGACTAACTCATGGTAGGGTGAGGCTACTCTTACAATTAACCATGTCCTGAACAGAGTCG is a genomic window of Phragmites australis chromosome 17, lpPhrAust1.1, whole genome shotgun sequence containing:
- the LOC133896967 gene encoding uncharacterized protein LOC133896967, coding for MELELFWILTEELPAPSGEDVQDEIERTCLNALVARWEKANGSALACLLAALSNRLFDVYMGFEEAQKVWSELNDKYAKNDNDNEPFMVASYLNFCIGDDRLVMEQIHELQLILRDLGQYGGVLLENFLVNAILAKLPTSWCDFVTEKSKAGYSGVKASTQANLVEHKNQPKRNVKKEKSKPRFLGPKANAMKKKKKPEIVCYVCGGLNCCDPFMANSPGADGRSILMENGVSTAVHEVGQVSIKLTSG